Part of the Mastacembelus armatus chromosome 6, fMasArm1.2, whole genome shotgun sequence genome, CAAAGccatatatatttcatttgtaaGATATGTTACTTTTAGCAGGGGCAATTCTAGTGCTCATGCGTACCTaaatttcatctcagcacactGGAGATCTCCATCTCCAGTCCTAGCAACAgatttcatggtggagatgAAAACCACAAGTAAACTGAAAACTTAGCAAATACAGATGCTGACTGTTTTGACTGTGAACATTAGGACTTTATTAATGTGACTTAGGAAGCGAGTGGTTACAGTTCCATGGTGTGTATAAGgtcagacaacacacacattcaatatgtagttaaaaagaaaagtatatttacatcacatttatggacagtgaaCCAAAACATTGGCAAAACCCTAGCAAACTGGAAATCTGTTCTTCTATTGATACATATATAAATCTAAAAACAACCAGGATCAGATGAAAAAGCAATGTTCAAAATTACATTATCTAACTGCATTGCCCACAGCAATGCAATATTTAATTGGAATAACgttataaatgtatattatttCAATAATTAATTGGAATAGTGTTATAAGTTGATATGGATCTAGACTGATATGGTGAATTTATCACCACAAACTCTTAGACAGAAAATCAGCCAAACATATCAGCATCATAAATCCTCCATTAGCTGCCCTGATTtcttaaacaaaaaagaaataaataaaaaaatctgcatcAGCTATAGGACAGCCCTTGTTCAAGCATGTTCTTTAGTCAGCATATTGTTTTCTCAAGAATGAAAGTGTATTATCAGGTTTTTATTCTATGCACTAAAACAGTTAGTGAAAAGCTGAGCTGAGATAAAAATCCAAACACACTCACCATGTGCTTAGAGAGCTGTGGTTTCCTGTGTTTCAGGAATTGGTCAAACACCTTCACCTGATGCTGGACCCTGATTACACCAGAAATAGCAGCATTGTTTAGTTTGGTACAGTGCCATAGATGACAAATTTTAAGAAAACTACTATGGATATGATTTTCAGATGAGATCTACAAATGAATATATACTATTGTCATATAACCATACACCAAGGTCATCTTCATTTCTTATCAGTCTAGACCTTCCTGATGAACCCCATAGCATTCTAACTGAAGAGCTGCGCTACTATATGTTGCACTACTATTTCTCTTAACTAATTAGGATAAACATTTCATCAGTGATGGCTTTATatcctcttcctgttttgtgcCATAAAGTAATCCTTCTTTGCACAGTCCAAAAGAAGCTACTAGTTCATTGTTACAGACTGTAAGTCCCTTCTTACTTAGTGAGGCTGAGGTCAAACAGTTCAGCCAGATATTTGGGTTTATCCAACAAGGCGGTCAGAGCCCAAAAcgcctcctcctctcccagcTGCATCAGTAGCACCGCTGCTATATAGGACATtcctgtgaaacacacacacatgtatgctGTACCTtttcctaaaataaatatatccatACTGATTCTCCTACAGGTGTAGATGTTTTATACATTGCAATAAAATTGTCACATATTCAGGACCTTTTATCAAAAGCCTGAAACAATAAGAAGTATTTTAGAAGTAGAAGCAGTAGGATACTGAGCAGAGTAACTTCAATAGTCTTTGTATAGGAAACTATTCACATCAGCTATTGTTTCTTGTCTCTTAAATTTGATAGAAAGCAGCATACAAGGCAGGGCACACTGTAATGCAAAGAGTTACAGCTAACtgcacagacataaaaacaagctgtaaaacacaaatgagTATAATAGTCAAAAAGAGAAGGGAGGTTTTCATGCTGTTATAAGTGTTTTCCAGAAACCAAaaggaacacaaaaacagctaaataaaataaaatacatctaTTTCACAAGCAAAACTGTGACCTttagaatatatatttataattttaaaatcagtgccaaatttattttaacattactAACATCAAATCCAAAATCCCAAATCCAATACTATAAATAAACtcaatcattatttttttttaaacatgaaaactTGTAATTATGTAGAAATGTAAAAAGAGCCATGTTTATTTAACTgagtaaagaataaagaacaaaatCAAGTAACACTTTATATAAATGGTCCTCTGCTTCCATCAAGTGGTGATGTTATATACTGTAACCATCTGCACCAAATAACTGGTTCTCCAAGTGACatccaaatatttaaaatgtgtttcattaagaCAGAAACAATTGTTGCATATTAACACTAATGTTAATATTAGTAACACACTGTGTGCTTTCTTTCACACACTCCTCTTTATCAACAGGGAACTTTGTCTGTCCATGCTCTACTTTACAAGCTGTTTGGTGCTGgatttttgaaaaaaagaagcatCACTTGATGCAgagtttaaaatgataaaaagcaTAGACAGTTACCTTGACTGTATCCAACCTGTGGGTTGTATCTGGCATAGGCAATGAGGACCCTGAAAAGTTTGGCCTGACCCTCAATGGCTTCTGGGCTCTCCCCCATTAAAGAGCGATGGGTAGGGAAGGAACGCTCTGTGGGACAAATGATATGAAGTATGCTTCTGTTTAATTTCTTCAAACCATAGACCTCAAGTCTGCTTCTACCTGGtatacactgacatttttgtcttacatttgtatttatttcttaagGACTTGCATCCCACTATTCCCAGCAAAATGCCAAAACACATAATCTTATTTCCCTGTTCAAACTCACGCAGATCCAAGGCGATCTGTCGAAACAGTGTGATGTCATCTACAGAGTAGTGGGGCTCAGGGCAATTGGATGGCAGTTGATGGTTCAGGTCCAGGTTGTTCTGTGTGTCGCTCAGTGTAGCTATTGCTGACAGGACGCCATACTCACTAACACCCAAGTCCACAAGGGACCCTCGCACCTCTAACAGACACTTCTGTTGGTGAAAGTACGACATTGCCTTGCTAAAAATTAACAAGCAAACAATTTCAGCTATGAAAGTACAACATGGTTGGCTGGGGGGAATTGCCACTCATGACTATGGTTGCTCAAGTATTTGTAAATGTACTACCACACTGTAGAGACAACCAAAGTCATGACATCACATCCAGAGTAACCTCTGTTCCATTGACTTCTGTAACTTAAAGCAATCTCTCAgcattttttctgaaaaaataaagtgcattcAACAGGATTTCTTTCCATATTCTAAGCCAAATTGACAACCACAACAGTGCTGGAAATTAGAAGTCAAAACCCTCCAGACTTTTTTAATTGTTACTTAAAATATCTTGTAATAAACCACACCTCACATGAAATAAAGCCAGTAGTATGGCAGCATGCATATATAGGTCCTGGTAAGGTCCATCCACATTTATAAATCTCATAATCGCTCTCTTCTAAAGGCATTGTTTCAGCGTTATAACAGCGTTCAGTCCACAGACATGTCTGAACTCACTGCAACCCCTTGCCTCCTATATGTCAAGCTGTGAAGTCTAGCCAATAAACATTTAAGGCTTATGAGAAATGGTGTGCATTGATAATGCACTTAATTTAAATTAGGACTGTGACAAACAATCATCGTTATTaactaaatctaaaaaaaaaatgcccaaGATAAGCTCCTAAAACCAAGGGTAATTTAGTATTTCATAAGGCCAACTGTTCAAAGCAAAACAATTTCacaatgacataaaacagaaatacacaaaatattagcattttagGAGCCGTCAGAGCTCTAACATCATTTGCCAAGTCACCAGTTCTTATACAAAAGAAGTAGGGCTGAAGCTAACAAAATTGTTACAGTATCAAATAATCTGCTAATAATCTGATATATCTTGAAGAGATGAAAATGCAACAAATTGTGAAATAATGTCACAGTAACTTTTACAGAAGGTTATAATAAACTTCTTTTGACCTATcaacaaagcagcaaatcttCACACCTGtaactgaaacatttttctgtcttttcttgaCTAATGACAAATAATTGCCTATCAAAATAGTTATCAATTAGGTTTTTGGCAATTGATTAATCAGCTAATTATTTTGGTTACAAACAGAATGAATTCCAACTTGCCCACAGTTGTAGTTGATATAGTTTTAGACAATAATGAAACAGACATAGCAGCTGCAAATAATTATGGTACTCTACTTAGAAATGGTATTTGGAGGGGCTGGGGAGTCATATTTTGGCATCCTGGCTTCTTTGTTGCTAATGTATTAATTCATTTGTGGAAAccacaaataaaataagtaaattgcaataaaattattttaaattttaaaatatctggAGGCACGGTTTCCACTACCAAATTTACAGTACTACATTATATTATTTGCCAAGGGATAACACAAGTTTattatttccagtgtgtgtaTTACGGTAGTTGAAGTCACCTGGTAGTTGAAGTCACTGCTTTCTCTCAAACTGTCAATGGCAAGAAGACAGTTCCACATTCTACCGCGCAAGTTTGGAGGAATACCCATCCTGATAAATCGTTCAATCTAAAAACAATGCAAGAGTGTAAGCAGGATATATGTTCAAACATTTACTGCATggtaagaaaaacagcagatgacATCATCAGCATCTTAATTTTTCTTGTAGTTTATACAAGTCTCACCTGGCTCTTACAGATAAAGCTGGCTCCATTCCAGTAGCTAAGCAGCTCACACAGCTCTTTCACCCTCACTGAGCTCAGCTGGGGGTAGCTAACAGGATCACACAATATAATAAGCTTGGACTGATTCAAGTACATATGGacattttctgcaaaaacaaacactggccTTTGACGTTCATCTTCTGATTCCAAGAAGCATCATCAGCAATAACTTAAGCCAAACTGAGCAGATTTATTGTGATTTAATACTGATTCTAGCATGAATGCATTAAtactgttttgctgtttttatttacatggaATCACTGGAATGACTCCACCATGGAAGGGACTTTGTTCCACAGCTTCAAGACAGACAGCAGAGTTGTTATCATTAGTCGATTAATCAAGTAAAAAAAGTCTAATATCAACTATTCATTATTTCAGGAATTTGGCAAAAGACCAAAAACTGGACTGCAAAAGAAAACACCTGAAGATAACGTTACTGTGACTggttctttttgtgtttgtttgtgtgttatatagaaataaaattaagacACATTTCTTCAAATGGCTAACTGTATGACTTAAAGGCACGACCAACACAAAAAGGTGCTTCCTTACCCCTAGCTGTTAACCGTTTTCTGTAATAATTAACATCAACAAGCAAATGAATATATTACCATTAGCTGAACATAATGTGGGTAACGTTAGAATGCTTCCAGAATGTTTAAATGAGCGTGAATGTTCGAAAGACAATTTGCTCAGGTCCTGGGtcatgacaataaagttgaagtTAAAGCTAAGTAGCTAGTAAACGCTAGTTTAATGCCAACTACTTCTCTGTACTGTAATGTTAACGTTATCCTGTGGCGCACCTGTAATCGTGACATCGATGAACAAGTTTTTGGTCCTTTTTCTTAGTATGAACAAAGCCGAATTCGTCAAAACGTAAATTCTCACTGCGTCTTCTAATTGTTGAGCTTCTCCTGTTGACGTTACTACTGTTTCTTCTCCTCATAGTTAAAAGGTCATTTGTCTGAAGACAGTTTCG contains:
- the LOC113132930 gene encoding USP6 N-terminal-like protein isoform X1 codes for the protein MRRRNSSNVNRRSSTIRRRSENLRFDEFGFVHTKKKDQKLVHRCHDYSCGTKSLPWWSHSSDSIYPQLSSVRVKELCELLSYWNGASFICKSQIERFIRMGIPPNLRGRMWNCLLAIDSLRESSDFNYQKCLLEVRGSLVDLGVSEYGVLSAIATLSDTQNNLDLNHQLPSNCPEPHYSVDDITLFRQIALDLQRSFPTHRSLMGESPEAIEGQAKLFRVLIAYARYNPQVGYSQGMSYIAAVLLMQLGEEEAFWALTALLDKPKYLAELFDLSLTKVQHQVKVFDQFLKHRKPQLSKHMESVGVLSVHFVMPWFLTLFTSLPCWDSVLAVWDLIILHGLSAVFCTALTIIELLEPQLMDLNDEGAVLPLLLRVPVDVAQYTVLVPALWDTEVQDWELKCMNRLVLDESHHGPKAEYCVKQKATPSCQIRGGEENVLSLSEGESTTEKGSGTGGKSILSRVMDLAHHYLLEPIGRQRVEEKSSQTKPRQHNPTSRVFKSRTSTQQVQLRSREQNQPGVQESSHDVTVTDTAGCGKTDRSEHSFKRAGMGPVASVACRRSKHSIIQPIRVKSLRPVK
- the LOC113132930 gene encoding USP6 N-terminal-like protein isoform X4, with product MRRRNSSNVNRRSSTIRRRSENLRFDEFGFVHTKKKDQKLVHRCHDYSCGTKSLPWWSHSSDSIYPQLSSVRVKELCELLSYWNGASFICKSQIERFIRMGIPPNLRGRMWNCLLAIDSLRESSDFNYQKCLLEVRGSLVDLGVSEYGVLSAIATLSDTQNNLDLNHQLPSNCPEPHYSVDDITLFRQIALDLQRSFPTHRSLMGESPEAIEGQAKLFRVLIAYARYNPQVGYSQGMSYIAAVLLMQLGEEEAFWALTALLDKPKYLAELFDLSLTKVQHQVKVFDQFLKHRKPQLSKHMESVGVLSVHFVMPWFLTLFTSLPCWDSVLAVWDLIILHGLSAVFCTALTIIELLEPQLMDLNDEGAVLPLLLRVPVDVAQYTVLVPALWDTEVQDWELKCMNRLVLDESHHGPKAGCSDITSTRSGNPSPLKSHLHKRQTHWNANMCK
- the LOC113132930 gene encoding USP6 N-terminal-like protein isoform X2, which translates into the protein MRRRNSSNVNRRSSTIRRRSENLRFDEFGFVHTKKKDQKLVHRCHDYSYPQLSSVRVKELCELLSYWNGASFICKSQIERFIRMGIPPNLRGRMWNCLLAIDSLRESSDFNYQKCLLEVRGSLVDLGVSEYGVLSAIATLSDTQNNLDLNHQLPSNCPEPHYSVDDITLFRQIALDLQRSFPTHRSLMGESPEAIEGQAKLFRVLIAYARYNPQVGYSQGMSYIAAVLLMQLGEEEAFWALTALLDKPKYLAELFDLSLTKVQHQVKVFDQFLKHRKPQLSKHMESVGVLSVHFVMPWFLTLFTSLPCWDSVLAVWDLIILHGLSAVFCTALTIIELLEPQLMDLNDEGAVLPLLLRVPVDVAQYTVLVPALWDTEVQDWELKCMNRLVLDESHHGPKAEYCVKQKATPSCQIRGGEENVLSLSEGESTTEKGSGTGGKSILSRVMDLAHHYLLEPIGRQRVEEKSSQTKPRQHNPTSRVFKSRTSTQQVQLRSREQNQPGVQESSHDVTVTDTAGCGKTDRSEHSFKRAGMGPVASVACRRSKHSIIQPIRVKSLRPVK